The following are encoded together in the Novipirellula caenicola genome:
- a CDS encoding metalloregulator ArsR/SmtB family transcription factor, protein MGRSKAEAEKCCSSDEKLALPDVAGAEDLAKLAWALAHPARVRIVRLLRNRTSCMCGEIVEEMPLAQSTVSQHLKILKETGLVQGEIDGPRVCYCINPDAMARLKKFIADL, encoded by the coding sequence ATGGGGCGATCCAAGGCAGAAGCGGAAAAGTGCTGCAGCAGCGACGAAAAGCTGGCGTTGCCCGATGTCGCTGGGGCTGAGGATTTGGCCAAGCTGGCGTGGGCACTGGCGCATCCGGCGCGCGTGCGTATCGTTCGGCTGCTACGGAACCGGACGTCATGCATGTGCGGCGAAATCGTCGAAGAGATGCCGCTGGCACAGTCGACGGTGTCCCAGCACCTGAAGATTTTGAAAGAAACCGGCTTGGTGCAGGGCGAAATTGACGGCCCTCGCGTTTGCTACTGCATCAACCCCGATGCGATGGCACGGCTAAAGAAGTTTATCGCAGACCTATAG
- a CDS encoding alpha-L-fucosidase, giving the protein MTVRLSAADPLAPHPKVPAALEQIDQVVSDGPFAPTWDSLEEYEIPQWYKDAKFGIFIHWGVYSVPAFGSEWYPRQMYIDTKRRGDNFFEHHIATYGPQSKFGYKDFIPKFKAEKFDPHAWADLFQQAGAKYVVPVAEHHDGFPMYDCSFTEWDATEMGPKRDIIGELGSAIRDRGMRLGLSSHRAFNWKYYVRRPDFDNADPKYAGLYGRPMPFLFKEDAADYQSRFEPQDKQFKEDWLARTCEIVDKYDPDLVWFDFGITANHDTHFSDNHYSPYLQRFAAYYYNATAKRQGDLGIINYKWQAFPEGAAVLDLERSKMDAIRVPFWQTDTAISSSSWGYTENQKYKSAGRLVDDLVDIVSKNGCLLLNVGPRADGTIPEKDREILLSIGQWLQINGEAIYGTTYWKSFGEGPTKTTTGHLAEHKDQPFTAKDIRFTRKGDTLYAILLDWPESNQISIQSLAEQAGDESIDVHSVKLLGSQDEIKWRRDASGLHVNLPAKEPCEFAYVLKID; this is encoded by the coding sequence ATGACGGTTCGGTTGTCGGCCGCTGATCCATTGGCACCCCATCCCAAGGTACCTGCGGCACTGGAACAAATTGATCAGGTGGTGAGTGATGGCCCGTTTGCTCCGACCTGGGACTCGCTCGAAGAGTACGAGATTCCGCAGTGGTACAAGGATGCCAAGTTTGGAATTTTCATTCACTGGGGGGTGTATAGCGTGCCTGCCTTTGGTAGCGAGTGGTATCCGCGGCAAATGTATATCGATACCAAGCGGCGCGGCGACAATTTTTTCGAACATCACATTGCGACGTATGGCCCGCAGTCAAAGTTTGGCTATAAGGATTTCATTCCGAAATTCAAAGCCGAAAAATTTGATCCGCACGCCTGGGCCGATCTGTTTCAGCAGGCCGGGGCCAAGTATGTCGTGCCCGTGGCCGAACATCACGATGGGTTTCCCATGTACGACTGCAGTTTCACGGAGTGGGACGCAACGGAGATGGGACCGAAGCGTGACATCATCGGTGAATTGGGATCGGCGATTCGCGATCGAGGCATGCGGCTTGGACTGAGCAGCCATCGTGCGTTCAATTGGAAGTATTACGTCCGGCGGCCCGATTTCGATAACGCCGATCCTAAGTACGCCGGGCTGTATGGCCGGCCGATGCCGTTTTTATTCAAAGAAGATGCCGCGGATTACCAATCGCGGTTTGAACCTCAGGACAAGCAGTTCAAAGAGGATTGGTTGGCACGGACGTGCGAGATTGTCGACAAGTACGATCCCGATTTGGTCTGGTTCGATTTCGGCATTACCGCCAACCACGACACGCATTTCTCGGACAATCACTATTCACCCTACTTGCAGCGTTTCGCGGCGTATTACTACAACGCGACGGCGAAGCGGCAGGGCGACCTCGGCATCATCAATTACAAATGGCAAGCCTTTCCCGAAGGCGCTGCGGTCCTTGATCTTGAACGTTCTAAGATGGATGCGATCCGCGTTCCGTTTTGGCAGACCGACACCGCGATCAGCAGCAGTTCGTGGGGCTACACCGAAAACCAAAAGTACAAATCGGCGGGGCGGTTGGTCGATGACCTTGTCGACATCGTCTCGAAAAATGGTTGTTTACTGCTAAACGTTGGGCCTCGTGCCGATGGGACCATCCCCGAAAAAGATCGCGAGATCTTGCTCAGCATCGGCCAGTGGCTACAGATCAATGGCGAAGCGATCTACGGGACCACTTATTGGAAAAGTTTCGGCGAAGGTCCTACCAAGACGACTACCGGACACCTTGCCGAACACAAAGATCAACCCTTTACAGCCAAAGACATTCGCTTTACTCGGAAGGGCGACACGCTCTATGCGATCCTGCTCGATTGGCCCGAATCGAATCAGATCTCGATCCAATCGCTCGCCGAGCAGGCTGGCGATGAATCCATCGACGTTCACTCGGTCAAGTTGCTCGGATCCCAGGATGAAATCAAGTGGCGTCGTGATGCAAGCGGCTTACACGTCAACCTGCCTGCGAAAGAGCCGTGCGAGTTCGCTTACGTGCTGAAAATCGATTGA